In Parasteatoda tepidariorum isolate YZ-2023 chromosome 2, CAS_Ptep_4.0, whole genome shotgun sequence, one DNA window encodes the following:
- the LOC107441224 gene encoding uncharacterized protein, whose translation MSNKYHCLIVALAVFSCQVFLPVHSYKHQQNNDGLAVLLAAGLLAKILRHKHEEHHVHIPVPVHHHEDHHEHHEHHGHHGSGSARIPMQHPAGVQVPMQHPAGVPVHAAALPMQHVYGGAMVGVPSHAIIRRIIYTAPQPHMQHAAPNPHAMPY comes from the coding sequence ATGTCAAACAAATACCATTGCTTGATTGTTGCGTTAGCAGTATTCTCTTGCCAAGTATTCTTACCGGTCCATTCTTACAAACACCAACAGAACAATGATGGTCTAGCAGTGCTTTTGGCTGCCGGATTGCTCGCCAAGATCCTGCGCCATAAGCATGAAGAGCACCATGTACACATCCCAGTACCAGTACACCATCATGAAGATCATCATGAACATCATGAACATCACGGACATCATGGTTCTGGATCTGCAAGGATTCCAATGCAACACCCAGCAGGAGTACAAGTACCAATGCAACACCCAGCTGGAGTACCAGTACATGCAGCAGCATTGCCTATGCAGCATGTATATGGTGGTGCCATGGTTGGAGTACCATCTCATGCAATCATCCGACGTATCATATACACAGCACCACAACCGCATATGCAACATGCTGCTCCCAATCCACATGCAATGCCATATTAG